From the Williamwhitmania sp. genome, one window contains:
- a CDS encoding alpha/beta fold hydrolase — protein MKLYHRRLGQGKPIVIAHGLYGSSDNWMSIATALSNQFEVILVDLRNHGQSPHSPAHSYPDLAADLLELIEDLGIAVPILIGHSMGGKAAMQLTLDHPAKIAKLVVVDIAPTSYILSNSPQLQEHRKIISALQELPLKRIDTRVEAEQLLSKSIKPLAVVRFLLKNLARDDQDNFYWRLNLDALDQNLTNLMGGISFSAKEDYPVETPTLFVKGELSPYIKIERDQEIIRYLFSHYKIVTIPNSGHWVHAEQSALFLEKLKEFLLNG, from the coding sequence ATGAAACTCTACCACCGAAGATTAGGACAAGGCAAACCCATAGTAATTGCCCACGGGCTCTATGGCTCTTCCGACAACTGGATGTCCATAGCCACTGCGCTCAGCAACCAGTTTGAGGTAATTCTAGTGGACCTGCGCAATCATGGTCAATCCCCACATAGTCCTGCGCACAGTTACCCTGACCTTGCCGCCGATCTTTTAGAACTTATTGAGGATTTGGGAATTGCCGTGCCCATACTCATTGGCCACTCCATGGGTGGTAAAGCCGCCATGCAGCTAACCCTTGACCATCCAGCAAAAATAGCAAAGCTGGTAGTGGTAGACATTGCTCCCACCTCCTATATTCTGTCCAATTCGCCCCAACTACAGGAACATCGTAAAATAATTTCGGCACTGCAAGAGTTACCGTTGAAAAGGATTGACACCAGAGTTGAAGCCGAACAGCTACTTAGCAAAAGCATTAAACCGCTAGCCGTAGTCCGCTTCTTGCTAAAAAACCTTGCAAGAGATGACCAAGATAATTTCTATTGGAGGCTGAACCTTGATGCACTTGACCAGAATCTCACAAATCTCATGGGTGGAATTTCCTTTAGTGCAAAAGAGGATTATCCAGTTGAGACGCCAACCCTATTTGTTAAAGGAGAACTCTCGCCTTACATCAAAATTGAAAGAGATCAAGAAATTATAAGATACCTGTTTAGTCACTATAAAATAGTTACTATTCCCAATTCTGGTCACTGGGTTCACGCTGAACAATCGGCCTTATTTCTGGAAAAGTTAAAAGAGTTTTTACTCAACGGATGA
- a CDS encoding 3'-5' exonuclease: MLNEVNIENILFLDIETVPAVPVYSELPEVMQQLWDKKALFIKKDENQSSAEVFDRAGIYAEFGKVICISVGFVFSRKKVPYVRLKSFYNSNEQQLLEEFGELLRKFGQRKGALMCAHNGKEFDFPYIARRMLINGVSLPGMLNVAGKKPWEVAFLDTMELWKFGDHKNYTSLHLLATIFGIPTPKDDIDGSMVAEVYYRQHDIDRIVTYCEKDVLTIVQLLRKYRGEELIPAENIERASQSGSSVE; this comes from the coding sequence GCCTGCTGTTCCTGTTTACTCTGAACTTCCTGAAGTGATGCAGCAACTTTGGGATAAGAAGGCACTGTTTATAAAAAAGGATGAGAATCAATCCAGTGCCGAGGTTTTTGACCGGGCTGGTATTTATGCTGAATTTGGCAAGGTGATTTGCATCTCTGTTGGTTTTGTTTTTTCTCGAAAAAAAGTTCCATACGTTCGCTTAAAGTCGTTTTATAATTCCAACGAGCAACAGCTCCTTGAAGAGTTTGGTGAACTCCTACGCAAGTTTGGCCAGCGAAAGGGAGCACTAATGTGCGCACACAACGGAAAGGAATTTGACTTTCCATATATTGCCAGAAGGATGCTGATAAACGGGGTATCCCTTCCTGGAATGCTAAATGTTGCTGGGAAAAAACCTTGGGAGGTGGCGTTTCTCGATACCATGGAACTTTGGAAGTTTGGTGATCATAAAAATTACACTTCGCTACATCTGCTTGCCACTATTTTTGGCATTCCGACACCTAAGGATGACATTGATGGTTCAATGGTTGCTGAGGTCTACTATCGCCAGCACGATATTGATCGAATTGTAACTTACTGCGAAAAGGATGTGCTCACCATTGTGCAGCTGTTGAGAAAATACCGGGGTGAAGAGTTAATCCCAGCCGAAAATATTGAGAGGGCCAGCCAATCGGGCTCATCCGTTGAGTAA